CAGCCTCGATCGCGCGATCGACGTGCCGTACGCGCCCGCCTTGCATCGCTGGCAGGCCGCGGTGCGCTACACGCTGTTCGGCGATCTCGGTCATCAGGTGCGCGAAGGCTGTCCTGGCTGGCTGTTCTACGCGGACGGCTTGAGCGCGCCGGTGCAGCCGGGCCACGATCCGGTCGAACGCGCGGATGGCGGCGACGTGCTGACCGACGCACGCATCGCCACGCTGCGGCGTTATGCGACCGCGCTGCGCGGCATGGGCATCCAGCTCGTGGTGGCGACGGTGCCGGACAAGGCGCGCGTGCAGAGCGACAGGCTGTGCGGGCTGCGCCAGGACGCGCGCATGACGCAACGTCTGACTGTCTGGAATCGCGCGCTCGACGCGAACCACGTCGCGCACGTCGATCTGTTGCCGGCGCTGCAGGCTGCCCGGCCGTCGTTCTTCCGTACCGACGTGCACTGGAATGCGCGCGGCGCGCAGGCCGCTGCCCAGGTCGTCGGCGCGGCCGTTTTGCCGCTGCTCGATAGCGGCAAGCCCGGCAAACCCGGTGATACGAAATTCACGCACACGACGGCCGCGCCGGCCCCGCGCATCGGCGATCTGCTGACGCTCGCCAATCTGGATCGCGTGCCGGACGGCTTGCGTCCCGCGCCCGACGTGGTTGCCGCCGAAACGTTGCAGGCGCAACGAAGCGGCGGCTTGCTCGACGACGGTCCTTCCGCCGACGTGCTGCTCGCCGGCAGTTCGTTCTCGCGTCGCAGCGCGTTTGCCGAACGCCTCGGCGAACAGCTCGGCGGCGAAGTCTGGAACGTGAGTCTCGACGACGGCCAGTTCGACCGCGCGCTGGCCGCCGTCTGGCGCGACCGCGCGACGTGGCCCAAGAGCGTGCGCGTGGTGGTGTGGGAGATGTCGGAAGACGCGCTGTCGATGCCGCTCGATGCGGCAGCGACGGCAGCGCAGGGGGCGCAGGGCGCGGTGACGAATCCCGCGGCCGGCGTGCCGACCTCGACGGAGAGCGGTGCGGGTGCGAGTGTGGGCGTGAACACGAACACGAACACGAACAAAGCGGCCGCCGCGCCCGCCGCCTCCACGACCGCGCGGCAGGACTGACCACGATGCTATTCAACTCCTTCATCTTCCTCACGCTGTTCCTGCCGCCCGCGCTCGCCGGCTACTACCTGCTCGGCCAGCGCATGCCGCGCGCGGCGGCAGCGTGGCTGTGCGGCGCGTCGATCGTGTTCTACGGCTGGTGGAATCCGGCTTTCGTCGGTTTGCTGGCCGGCTCGATCGTCTTCAACTACGCGATGAGCTGCGCGATCGTCGCCGCGCCCGCGCAGTCCGCGCGCCGCCGCTGGCTGCTCGGTCTGGCGATCGCCGCGGACCTCGCCCTGCTGGTGCGCTACAAGTACCTCGCGACGCTGCTCACCGCGCTGGTCCACGCGAGCGGCGTGGCCCCCGCCGACTGGCTCGCGCAGGGCATGCACGACGTGGTGCTGCCGCTCGGCGTGTCGTTCTTCACGTTCACGCAGATCGGCTATCTGCTCGACTGCAACGCGGGCATCGTCAAGGAACGCGACGCGCTCGGCTACGTGCAGTTCGTCACTTTCTTTCCGCATCTGATCGCCGGTCCGATCCTGCATCACAAGGAAATGATGACGCAGTTCGCGCAGCCGTCCACCTACCGGCTGCGCGCCGAAAATCTGTCGATCGGCGCCTTCGTGTTCACGATCGGCCTT
The sequence above is a segment of the Paraburkholderia sp. D15 genome. Coding sequences within it:
- a CDS encoding cell division protein FtsQ; its protein translation is MSESVGQRAARATGTEGGQGGSGAASAAGTGANTNTSASAASAKTAGSTTASRPAPAADAPSLLRAHTRVAWLVGLLLALGFGGALTSLVVQTRDGASFDAHGWRDGSLGHSLDRAIDVPYAPALHRWQAAVRYTLFGDLGHQVREGCPGWLFYADGLSAPVQPGHDPVERADGGDVLTDARIATLRRYATALRGMGIQLVVATVPDKARVQSDRLCGLRQDARMTQRLTVWNRALDANHVAHVDLLPALQAARPSFFRTDVHWNARGAQAAAQVVGAAVLPLLDSGKPGKPGDTKFTHTTAAPAPRIGDLLTLANLDRVPDGLRPAPDVVAAETLQAQRSGGLLDDGPSADVLLAGSSFSRRSAFAERLGEQLGGEVWNVSLDDGQFDRALAAVWRDRATWPKSVRVVVWEMSEDALSMPLDAAATAAQGAQGAVTNPAAGVPTSTESGAGASVGVNTNTNTNKAAAAPAASTTARQD